In Syntrophomonas wolfei subsp. wolfei str. Goettingen G311, a single window of DNA contains:
- the ligA gene encoding NAD-dependent DNA ligase LigA, protein MEVSSRIKELREEMQKHDYHYYILDAPLISDSGYDRLMQELKKLEEEYPQYITADSPTQRVAGKASEKFSPVRHRFPLLSLDNAFSYQDLLEFDRRIGRVARTLSYMAELKIDGVSIALVYENGVLLNAATRGDGLVGEDVTANIRTIKTIPLRLRHSLPRLEVRGEVFMPKQEFIRLNEEKEEKGERVFANPRNAAAGSLRQLDPRVTAGRALSAFVYDIIYMEGQTLAEQQEAWHFMQELGLPVNPEVRFCADINAVLAFTEEYAEKRHELPYEIDGVVVKLNTLAEREELGATARSPRWAMAYKFPAEEKETRLLGVEINVGRTGIIAPTALLEPVFLAGTTVSRASMHNFDLIKEKDLRIGDMVLLHKAGDIIPEIIASLPEKRSGEERVITPPENCPACDSKVARFAGEVAYRCENINCPARLKESLIFFASRGAMDIDGLGSAVIEQLVNKDMVKRIDDLYRLREEEITALERMGPKSAANLIKAINESKSRPLSRLLTALGIRHIGARSAKILSRHIHDIDDFYKLGVENLTSIPEIGPKMAESMVNFFAEPRNRETIEDLKDLGVNTREEAIEAGEQLLQGKTFVLTGTLPSLTRQQASEMIESRGGKVSSSVSKKTSYVVAGDDPGSKLDKALQLELTILDEAGFLNLLGLS, encoded by the coding sequence ATGGAGGTCAGTTCCCGGATAAAGGAGCTCAGGGAAGAGATGCAAAAGCATGATTACCACTATTACATTTTAGATGCCCCGCTAATAAGTGACTCCGGCTATGATCGCCTGATGCAGGAACTGAAAAAGCTGGAGGAGGAATACCCGCAGTATATAACCGCCGATTCACCTACGCAGCGGGTAGCGGGCAAGGCTTCGGAAAAGTTCTCCCCGGTAAGGCACCGCTTTCCCCTCTTAAGCCTGGACAATGCCTTTTCCTATCAGGATTTATTGGAGTTTGACCGCCGGATAGGTCGGGTCGCCCGGACGCTGTCATATATGGCAGAACTTAAAATAGATGGGGTTTCTATCGCATTGGTTTATGAAAACGGGGTTTTGCTGAATGCTGCTACCAGAGGGGATGGTCTGGTGGGAGAGGATGTAACAGCCAACATCAGGACAATAAAGACTATCCCGCTTCGCTTGCGCCATTCCCTGCCCCGGCTGGAAGTGCGCGGCGAAGTGTTTATGCCCAAACAGGAATTTATTCGACTCAATGAGGAAAAAGAAGAAAAAGGGGAAAGGGTTTTTGCCAATCCCCGCAATGCCGCTGCTGGTTCATTGCGGCAGCTCGATCCCCGGGTAACTGCCGGACGGGCTCTGTCTGCTTTCGTTTATGACATTATTTATATGGAAGGACAAACTCTAGCGGAACAGCAAGAGGCCTGGCATTTTATGCAGGAACTGGGCTTGCCGGTCAATCCGGAGGTACGCTTCTGCGCGGATATAAATGCTGTTCTGGCTTTTACTGAGGAATATGCTGAAAAGCGACATGAGCTTCCCTATGAGATTGACGGGGTGGTGGTCAAGCTCAATACCCTGGCAGAACGGGAGGAGTTGGGGGCAACCGCTAGGAGTCCCCGTTGGGCGATGGCCTACAAATTCCCCGCCGAAGAAAAGGAAACCCGGCTCCTGGGCGTAGAAATAAATGTGGGGCGAACCGGAATCATAGCTCCCACTGCTTTGCTGGAACCGGTATTTTTGGCTGGAACTACAGTTAGCCGGGCCAGTATGCACAACTTTGATCTGATCAAGGAAAAGGATCTGCGCATCGGCGATATGGTTTTACTGCATAAGGCGGGAGATATAATTCCCGAAATCATCGCTTCCCTCCCCGAAAAAAGAAGCGGGGAGGAGCGGGTGATAACGCCTCCGGAAAACTGTCCCGCTTGTGATAGCAAGGTGGCGCGTTTTGCCGGAGAAGTGGCTTATCGTTGCGAAAACATCAATTGCCCGGCCCGGCTCAAGGAAAGCCTTATCTTTTTTGCCTCCCGCGGGGCCATGGATATAGATGGATTAGGTTCAGCTGTAATCGAACAGTTGGTAAACAAAGATATGGTAAAACGAATTGACGACTTGTATCGCTTACGGGAAGAGGAGATCACTGCTTTGGAAAGAATGGGGCCAAAATCCGCCGCCAATTTAATCAAAGCCATTAATGAGAGCAAATCCCGTCCCCTCTCCCGCCTGCTTACCGCCCTGGGAATAAGGCATATAGGAGCCAGGAGCGCTAAAATTCTGAGCCGCCATATTCATGATATAGATGATTTTTATAAGTTAGGGGTAGAGAATCTAACCAGCATTCCGGAAATCGGACCCAAGATGGCCGAGTCTATGGTTAATTTCTTTGCTGAGCCCCGGAACCGGGAGACCATAGAAGATCTGAAAGACCTGGGGGTTAATACCCGGGAGGAGGCCATCGAGGCCGGAGAGCAACTGCTGCAGGGGAAGACCTTTGTGCTTACCGGCACCCTGCCCAGCCTGACCCGCCAGCAGGCCAGCGAGATGATTGAAAGCCGGGGAGGAAAAGTGAGCAGTAGTGTCAGTAAGAAAACCTCCTATGTCGTGGCTGGCGATGATCCGGGCAGCAAGCTGGACAAAGCACTGCAACTGGAATTGACCATACTGGACGAAGCAGGTTTTTTAAACCTCTTGGGATTATCTTAG
- a CDS encoding DUF554 domain-containing protein: MTGTLINAGVIVAAGAVGLLLRRGIPENIARSLQDAMGLLILIIGIQYGLKTESLVVVGLSLALGTVFGEWRNWEGKLENTGKRLKRLLGQEENLFVKGFVSATLVFCVGAMAILGALQDGLTHNYDILLVKSMLDGIMAMIFAASMGIGVLFSALPLLLYQGAISLGAGFLKPFLTDPVINNLTGLGGIIIAGIGLNTLGLARIRLANLLPGLLLVPLLMFLF, translated from the coding sequence GTGACCGGTACCTTAATAAATGCCGGGGTCATTGTAGCGGCGGGAGCAGTTGGCCTGCTGCTGCGCCGGGGAATACCGGAAAACATTGCCCGCTCCCTGCAGGATGCCATGGGCCTTCTAATCCTCATAATCGGGATTCAGTATGGGCTCAAGACCGAGAGCCTGGTAGTTGTTGGTCTCAGCCTGGCTCTGGGGACGGTTTTCGGGGAATGGAGGAATTGGGAGGGCAAGCTGGAGAATACTGGGAAAAGGCTGAAAAGGCTGCTGGGGCAGGAAGAAAATCTCTTTGTAAAGGGCTTCGTTTCCGCCACCCTGGTCTTTTGTGTCGGTGCCATGGCCATACTGGGAGCTTTGCAGGATGGCCTGACCCATAATTATGATATACTGCTGGTAAAATCCATGCTGGACGGGATAATGGCTATGATATTTGCGGCCAGTATGGGTATAGGGGTACTTTTTTCCGCTCTTCCCCTCTTGCTTTACCAGGGAGCCATCAGCCTGGGAGCAGGGTTTTTAAAGCCTTTTCTCACTGATCCCGTCATCAATAACCTGACCGGTCTGGGGGGAATTATCATAGCCGGGATAGGGCTCAACACCCTGGGCCTGGCCCGTATCCGTTTGGCGAACCTGCTCCCCGGTCTTTTGCTGGTTCCGTTGCTGATGTTCTTATTTTAA
- the gatC gene encoding Asp-tRNA(Asn)/Glu-tRNA(Gln) amidotransferase subunit GatC: MALSPEEVNHVAMLARLALSEDEKTAFAEQLTLILDYVERLNELDTGEVEPLIHILPVFNVLRQDEALPGSSQEEILSNAPLVEDGQYKVPRII; the protein is encoded by the coding sequence ATGGCGCTTTCACCTGAAGAAGTAAATCATGTGGCTATGCTGGCTCGTCTGGCCTTAAGCGAAGATGAGAAAACCGCCTTTGCGGAGCAATTAACTTTGATATTGGATTATGTGGAAAGACTGAACGAGCTCGACACCGGGGAGGTAGAGCCATTAATTCATATATTGCCTGTCTTTAATGTCCTGCGCCAGGATGAGGCCCTTCCCGGTTCCTCCCAGGAAGAAATTCTATCTAATGCTCCCCTGGTAGAAGATGGCCAGTACAAAGTCCCCAGGATAATATAG
- the gatA gene encoding Asp-tRNA(Asn)/Glu-tRNA(Gln) amidotransferase subunit GatA yields MDLYKLTVHELQDKLLAGEISSEDIVKSLFSRIALVEEKAQAFITLCEETALEGARRIDQQDEYGGIKGIPYGLKDLFCTRGIKTTCASRMLENFVPSYESTASKLLNEKGGILLGKLNLDEFAMGSSTEQSAFFPSRNPWDWERVPGGSSGGCAAAVAAGEIPFALASDTGGSIRQPASYCGIVGLKPTYGRVSRWGVAAFASSLDQVGILSRDVRDCALILKIIAGKDPLDATSADTEVPNYCAFLDGEVKGMRIAYPREYFQHWVTESIRTAVMKALRKFEELGAIVEEVSLPHSEYALPAYYIVAPAEASTNLARFDGVRYGLRDDEADNVIDMFSLSRAQGFGPEVKRRIMLGTYALSSGYYDAYYLKAMKVRRLIASDFAKVFRDFDLIVSPTTPTTAFKLGEQIDDTLTLYMNDALTVPVNMAGLPGISIPCALDDGLPVGMQLIGRAFDEATLLKAAYAFEQNTDYHRLTPVPGGGINE; encoded by the coding sequence GTGGATTTATACAAGCTTACGGTTCATGAATTGCAGGATAAACTGCTCGCCGGGGAAATCTCTTCCGAGGATATTGTAAAGTCCCTTTTTTCCCGGATTGCTCTCGTGGAGGAAAAAGCGCAGGCTTTTATTACTTTATGTGAAGAAACGGCCTTGGAAGGCGCGCGCAGGATTGACCAGCAGGATGAATATGGTGGAATTAAAGGCATTCCCTATGGATTAAAAGACCTTTTCTGTACTCGAGGCATTAAAACCACCTGTGCTTCCAGGATGTTGGAGAATTTCGTACCCAGCTATGAATCAACCGCCAGCAAGCTCCTCAATGAAAAGGGCGGGATACTCTTGGGTAAATTGAATTTAGATGAGTTCGCCATGGGCTCTTCTACTGAGCAATCGGCCTTTTTCCCCAGTCGTAATCCCTGGGACTGGGAAAGGGTCCCGGGAGGCTCTTCCGGTGGTTGTGCCGCCGCCGTAGCTGCAGGGGAAATACCTTTTGCCCTGGCTAGCGATACCGGAGGCTCCATTCGCCAACCGGCGTCCTATTGCGGCATAGTTGGACTAAAACCGACCTATGGACGGGTTTCCCGCTGGGGGGTAGCGGCCTTTGCCTCTTCCCTGGACCAGGTGGGTATATTATCTCGTGATGTACGCGATTGCGCTTTAATACTTAAAATTATTGCCGGCAAGGATCCACTTGATGCTACCAGTGCCGACACCGAAGTTCCCAATTACTGCGCATTTTTGGATGGGGAAGTAAAGGGGATGAGAATAGCCTACCCCCGGGAGTACTTCCAGCATTGGGTGACGGAAAGTATCCGGACAGCGGTGATGAAAGCCCTGCGGAAGTTTGAAGAACTGGGAGCCATAGTGGAAGAAGTATCGCTCCCGCATAGCGAATATGCTCTGCCGGCCTATTATATTGTGGCTCCGGCTGAGGCCAGTACCAACCTGGCCCGTTTTGATGGAGTCAGATACGGCTTACGCGATGATGAAGCCGATAATGTGATAGATATGTTTTCTCTATCCCGGGCTCAGGGTTTCGGGCCGGAAGTAAAAAGAAGGATAATGCTGGGAACCTATGCTTTGAGCTCAGGTTATTATGATGCCTATTACCTTAAAGCCATGAAAGTAAGAAGATTGATAGCCTCGGATTTCGCCAAGGTTTTCCGGGATTTTGACCTCATAGTATCACCAACTACTCCGACTACAGCTTTCAAACTGGGAGAGCAGATTGATGATACCCTGACCCTTTATATGAATGATGCTCTTACCGTTCCGGTAAACATGGCCGGGCTACCCGGCATTTCGATTCCCTGTGCTTTGGATGATGGTTTACCGGTGGGTATGCAGCTTATTGGCCGGGCCTTTGATGAGGCCACCCTGTTAAAAGCCGCCTATGCCTTTGAGCAAAATACTGATTATCACCGGCTTACACCGGTTCCGGGGGGTGGAATTAATGAGTAA
- the gatB gene encoding Asp-tRNA(Asn)/Glu-tRNA(Gln) amidotransferase subunit GatB, which yields MSKEFETVIGLEVHAELKTESKIFCSCSTAFGAEPNSQVCPFCAGFPGALPVLNEKVLELAIRTGIALNCEIPEYCKFDRKNYFYPDLPAAYQISQYDQPVCINGYLEIDLDGEIKRIRINRAHMEEDAGKLVHQGDITTTPFSLVDLNRCGIGLLEIVSEPDMRSAREARAYLEKLRSILLFAGVSDCKMQEGSLRCDANISVRPAGQEELGTRTEIKNLNSFRSLERAIEYEARRHVEAIEDGEELLQETRTWDEEKQVTRSMRSKEEADDYRYFPDPDLPPLRISRERIEEVRRQMPELPDVAQERLVETYGLPHYDATILTTTPDYLEFFDRVIKIYPDAKVVANWMMSELNKYLNQSNLEISDCLIKPENLVEMLQLIDDGTISGKMAKTVFAEMFNSGKRAPEVVREKGMVQISDEKALSAIIESIVNGNPKVVEDYRNGKEKAFGFFVGQVMKATRGQANPAVVNKLLKEKLK from the coding sequence ATGAGTAAGGAATTTGAGACGGTAATTGGACTGGAAGTACACGCGGAATTGAAAACTGAGTCCAAGATTTTTTGTTCCTGTTCCACGGCTTTCGGGGCGGAACCCAATAGCCAGGTTTGCCCGTTTTGTGCAGGTTTTCCTGGTGCTTTGCCGGTGCTGAATGAAAAGGTGTTGGAGTTGGCTATTAGGACGGGGATAGCTCTAAATTGTGAAATACCGGAATATTGCAAGTTCGACCGGAAGAACTATTTTTATCCCGATCTTCCGGCAGCTTATCAGATTTCCCAGTATGACCAGCCCGTTTGTATAAACGGTTATCTGGAAATTGACCTGGATGGAGAAATCAAGAGAATAAGAATAAACCGAGCCCATATGGAAGAGGATGCGGGGAAACTGGTGCACCAGGGTGATATAACTACCACTCCCTTTTCTCTGGTGGATCTCAACCGTTGTGGTATAGGCCTGCTGGAGATAGTATCGGAACCGGATATGCGCAGTGCCCGTGAAGCCCGGGCTTACCTGGAAAAACTGCGATCGATTTTATTATTTGCCGGGGTATCCGATTGCAAGATGCAGGAAGGTTCCCTGCGCTGTGATGCCAATATATCGGTACGACCAGCAGGACAGGAGGAACTCGGCACCAGAACCGAAATCAAGAACCTGAATTCCTTCCGCTCGCTGGAACGGGCTATTGAATATGAAGCCAGGAGGCATGTGGAAGCCATTGAAGATGGTGAGGAGTTGCTGCAGGAAACCCGAACCTGGGATGAGGAGAAACAGGTTACCCGCTCTATGCGCAGCAAAGAGGAAGCCGATGACTACAGGTATTTTCCGGACCCCGATTTGCCCCCGCTTAGAATCAGCCGGGAAAGGATAGAAGAAGTACGGCGACAAATGCCGGAGCTGCCGGATGTGGCTCAGGAAAGACTGGTGGAGACTTATGGCCTCCCCCATTATGATGCGACTATACTTACGACCACTCCTGATTACCTGGAATTCTTCGACCGGGTAATAAAAATCTATCCCGATGCCAAAGTGGTAGCCAACTGGATGATGAGCGAGTTGAACAAGTATTTGAACCAGAGCAACCTGGAAATATCCGATTGCTTAATTAAACCGGAGAACCTGGTGGAAATGCTCCAGCTTATTGATGATGGGACTATAAGCGGCAAGATGGCCAAAACTGTATTTGCAGAAATGTTTAATAGCGGCAAGAGGGCTCCGGAAGTGGTAAGGGAAAAGGGTATGGTACAGATATCGGATGAGAAGGCCCTTTCCGCTATTATTGAGAGTATTGTCAACGGCAATCCGAAAGTAGTGGAGGATTACCGCAATGGCAAGGAAAAAGCTTTTGGTTTTTTTGTCGGTCAAGTTATGAAGGCTACCCGAGGGCAGGCCAACCCCGCGGTTGTTAATAAATTATTGAAAGAAAAGTTAAAATGA
- the nifV gene encoding homocitrate synthase, with amino-acid sequence MTRSSMNKDWFLEEGARVNIVDTTLRDGEQTAGVVFTNNEKIQIARYLDMIGVDQIEAGIPVMGGFEKDCIKEIVALGLKSSIMAWNRAVIADIKESLDCGVDAVAISISTSDIHIEHKLQTTRQDVLNRMADAVKFAKDKGLYISVNAEDASRSDIDFLTEFALLAKRSGADRLRFCDTVGTLTPLSAFRYIKTLIDAVGINIEMHTHNDFGMATANALAGVYAGANYVGVTINGLGERAGNACLQETIMGLKYLMNVNLTYNTTLFREVAEYVAQASGRALSVSKPIVGSGIFAHESGIHGDGVLKNPLTYEVFSPEEVGLERQIVIGKHSGTAAVRSKFTREYNIELNDTEAAQILARVREMSIELKRSLFDKELMYIYEELYGKAR; translated from the coding sequence ATGACGCGTTCAAGCATGAATAAAGATTGGTTCCTGGAGGAAGGCGCCCGGGTTAATATTGTGGATACCACCCTGCGGGATGGAGAACAGACAGCTGGTGTGGTCTTTACTAACAATGAAAAAATCCAGATTGCCCGGTACCTGGATATGATTGGAGTAGACCAGATAGAAGCCGGCATACCGGTTATGGGCGGGTTTGAAAAAGACTGCATCAAAGAGATAGTTGCTCTGGGTTTAAAATCCAGCATAATGGCCTGGAACCGGGCCGTAATCGCCGATATCAAAGAGTCCCTGGACTGCGGGGTGGATGCTGTGGCTATATCCATATCTACCTCGGATATTCATATCGAGCACAAGCTGCAAACCACGCGCCAGGATGTATTGAACCGGATGGCCGACGCCGTCAAATTTGCCAAGGATAAAGGGCTTTATATATCCGTAAATGCTGAGGATGCATCTCGTTCCGATATTGATTTCCTGACCGAGTTTGCCTTGCTGGCCAAACGATCAGGTGCTGACCGCCTGCGTTTTTGTGACACCGTAGGGACCTTGACCCCCCTGTCCGCTTTTCGCTATATCAAAACCTTGATTGACGCCGTAGGTATCAACATAGAGATGCATACGCATAATGATTTTGGGATGGCTACCGCCAACGCCCTGGCCGGGGTTTATGCCGGTGCCAATTATGTCGGCGTTACTATCAATGGGCTGGGAGAGAGAGCGGGTAATGCTTGTTTGCAGGAAACTATCATGGGGCTCAAATACCTGATGAATGTGAATCTTACCTATAACACCACCCTATTCCGGGAAGTAGCCGAATATGTGGCCCAGGCTTCAGGCCGGGCTTTATCCGTCAGCAAACCCATAGTAGGTTCCGGCATCTTCGCCCATGAATCTGGTATTCACGGTGACGGGGTATTGAAAAACCCGCTTACTTATGAAGTATTCAGCCCTGAAGAAGTCGGGCTGGAAAGACAGATTGTAATTGGCAAGCATTCAGGTACAGCTGCCGTCCGCTCAAAATTTACCCGTGAATACAATATTGAGCTCAACGATACAGAGGCAGCCCAAATTCTGGCCCGGGTTCGGGAAATGTCCATTGAATTGAAACGCTCCCTTTTTGACAAAGAGTTGATGTATATATATGAAGAACTGTACGGGAAAGCCAGATAG
- a CDS encoding 3-isopropylmalate dehydratase large subunit — translation MGKTIAEKILSTKSGRDVKANDIVVAELDFIMGQDGTSPLAIQAFQEMQARRVFDPARIAMVIDHSAPSPLEGVSELHRQMRSFAGEQGICFYDIGDGVCHQLLPEQGHVVPGDLVIGADSHTCTYGAINVFSTGVGSTDLAAGLISGKLWFKVPETFKFVLNGQLPAGVYSKDLILHLIGDVTADGATYMAAEYVGEAIAGLSVEARFTISNMAIEMGAKAGLMDADQKTLDWVKEHSTKSFTPVKADADAVYARVKEYDVSRLEPQVARPHTVDNVAPIGEVAGTPIQQGVIGTCTNGRMEDLRIAASILKGRKVKSRLIVAPSSRQVMLQAIREGLIEIFLESGAAVVTPGCGPCVGTHNGVPSDGENVISTANRNFKGRMGNNRAFIYLGSPATVAASVIKGEISDPREYLR, via the coding sequence TTGGGGAAAACAATTGCGGAAAAGATTTTATCCACCAAGAGCGGCCGGGATGTTAAAGCCAATGACATCGTAGTAGCCGAACTCGATTTCATCATGGGGCAGGATGGAACCTCGCCTCTGGCCATACAGGCCTTTCAAGAAATGCAGGCCAGGAGGGTATTTGACCCGGCCCGCATTGCCATGGTTATCGACCACAGCGCACCCAGTCCCCTGGAAGGTGTCTCCGAACTGCACCGGCAGATGCGGAGTTTTGCTGGTGAACAGGGGATATGTTTTTACGATATAGGAGACGGAGTATGCCACCAGCTCTTGCCTGAACAGGGACATGTAGTCCCCGGCGACCTGGTAATTGGGGCCGACTCCCACACCTGTACCTACGGAGCCATCAATGTATTTTCTACCGGGGTAGGCTCCACTGACCTGGCTGCCGGCCTGATTTCCGGCAAGCTCTGGTTCAAGGTTCCCGAAACCTTTAAATTTGTTTTAAACGGCCAGCTTCCGGCTGGCGTCTATTCCAAGGACCTGATTCTCCACCTGATTGGAGATGTTACGGCTGATGGCGCCACTTATATGGCGGCGGAATATGTCGGAGAAGCTATTGCCGGCTTGTCGGTGGAGGCCCGCTTTACTATCAGCAATATGGCTATCGAGATGGGAGCCAAAGCCGGTCTTATGGATGCCGACCAGAAAACCCTGGATTGGGTCAAAGAGCATAGTACAAAAAGTTTCACCCCCGTTAAAGCGGATGCTGATGCGGTCTATGCCCGGGTGAAAGAATACGATGTTTCCCGACTGGAACCGCAGGTGGCCAGGCCCCACACGGTGGATAATGTTGCCCCGATCGGTGAAGTGGCAGGTACTCCCATACAACAGGGAGTAATCGGCACCTGCACCAACGGGCGCATGGAAGATCTGCGTATTGCCGCGTCCATACTAAAGGGAAGAAAAGTCAAGAGCCGCTTGATAGTAGCCCCTTCTTCCCGGCAGGTAATGCTTCAGGCTATACGGGAGGGGCTAATAGAAATATTCCTTGAATCCGGGGCGGCAGTGGTAACCCCTGGTTGTGGACCCTGCGTAGGCACCCATAACGGTGTTCCCTCTGACGGGGAAAATGTAATATCCACTGCCAACCGCAATTTCAAAGGCCGGATGGGAAATAATCGCGCTTTTATATACCTGGGCTCACCGGCTACAGTTGCCGCATCGGTTATTAAGGGAGAAATCAGTGACCCACGAGAATATCTGCGCTAG
- a CDS encoding 3-isopropylmalate dehydratase small subunit, with product MDLKGQVHKFGDDVNTDYIISGRHKFKTLDMKELAKYVMEDLDPEFYNKVKAGDFIVAGSNFGCGSSREQAPLAIINANISAVVAKSFARIFYRNCINTGLPLIECDTEQIDEGDELEVDLQKGVLYNRSKGIEIAITPLPDVMLKILSDGGLVEHFKKYGTFNFD from the coding sequence ATGGATTTAAAAGGACAGGTACACAAATTCGGAGATGATGTCAACACCGACTATATTATATCAGGCCGCCACAAGTTTAAAACCCTGGACATGAAGGAACTGGCCAAATATGTGATGGAAGACCTGGATCCCGAATTCTATAACAAAGTTAAAGCTGGAGATTTCATAGTAGCCGGGAGCAATTTCGGCTGCGGCTCCTCGCGGGAACAGGCACCTTTGGCAATTATCAACGCTAATATCAGTGCGGTAGTAGCCAAATCCTTCGCCCGCATTTTTTACCGCAACTGTATCAACACCGGATTACCCCTGATTGAATGCGATACCGAGCAGATTGATGAAGGGGATGAGCTCGAAGTCGACCTGCAAAAAGGCGTCTTATATAATCGCAGCAAAGGCATAGAGATTGCTATTACTCCTTTGCCGGATGTAATGCTGAAAATCCTGTCTGACGGGGGCCTGGTAGAGCATTTCAAAAAATACGGAACCTTTAATTTTGACTAA
- the icd gene encoding NADP-dependent isocitrate dehydrogenase yields MPVGEKIRVENGVLKVPDHPIIPFIEGDGTGPDIWAAASRVLEAAVDKAYKGQKSIVWKEVLAGEKAFQQTGEWLPQETIDTIREYIIAIKGPLTTPIGGGIRSLNVALRQELDLYTCLRPVRYFEGVPSPVKRPEDTDMVIFRENTEDIYAGIEYPRGSEESDKLLKFLQEELGVKNIRFPGSSGIGIKPVSEEGSKRLVRAAINYALNEGRRNVTLVHKGNIMKYTEGAFKQWGYDLAESEFGDKVFTWDQYDRIKEEKGTAAADQAQKEAEEAGKLIIKDAIADIFLQQILTRPNEFDVVATLNLNGDYISDALAAQVGGIGIAPGANINYVTGHAIFEATHGTAPKYAGLDKVNPSSVILSGELMLRHLGWNEAADLIIMAIGKTIASKVVTYDFARLMEDAQEVKCSGFADALIANM; encoded by the coding sequence ATGCCAGTAGGAGAAAAAATCAGAGTTGAAAACGGAGTATTAAAGGTACCGGATCACCCTATTATTCCTTTTATTGAAGGTGATGGAACCGGTCCTGACATATGGGCGGCCGCTTCTCGGGTTTTGGAGGCAGCGGTGGACAAGGCCTATAAGGGACAGAAAAGTATTGTATGGAAAGAGGTGCTGGCCGGGGAGAAGGCCTTCCAGCAAACCGGAGAATGGCTGCCCCAGGAGACTATCGATACCATAAGGGAGTATATTATTGCCATCAAAGGACCTTTGACCACCCCGATAGGAGGAGGCATTCGTTCCCTTAATGTGGCTCTACGACAGGAACTGGATTTATATACCTGCCTTCGGCCTGTACGCTATTTCGAAGGAGTACCTTCACCAGTCAAACGCCCCGAGGATACCGATATGGTCATATTCCGGGAGAATACCGAGGATATTTATGCCGGAATTGAGTACCCCCGCGGTTCTGAGGAAAGCGATAAACTCTTGAAGTTTCTGCAGGAGGAATTGGGGGTCAAAAATATTCGTTTCCCCGGCAGCTCCGGTATCGGCATAAAACCAGTTTCAGAAGAAGGAAGCAAGCGCCTGGTTCGGGCTGCCATCAATTACGCCTTAAATGAAGGGCGGCGCAATGTTACCCTGGTGCACAAGGGAAATATCATGAAATATACGGAAGGAGCCTTTAAACAATGGGGTTATGACCTGGCTGAAAGCGAGTTTGGTGATAAAGTATTTACCTGGGACCAGTATGACCGGATAAAAGAAGAAAAAGGGACGGCTGCTGCCGACCAGGCTCAGAAAGAGGCGGAGGAAGCTGGCAAATTAATTATAAAAGATGCCATAGCCGACATTTTCCTGCAACAAATCCTGACCCGCCCGAATGAATTTGATGTTGTGGCCACCCTTAATCTCAACGGTGATTATATATCAGATGCGCTGGCGGCCCAGGTGGGAGGAATCGGTATTGCGCCGGGGGCCAATATTAATTATGTTACCGGTCATGCCATCTTTGAGGCGACTCATGGCACCGCCCCTAAATATGCCGGCCTGGACAAGGTCAATCCCTCCTCAGTGATACTGTCGGGTGAACTTATGCTGCGGCATCTGGGATGGAATGAAGCCGCCGACCTGATTATTATGGCCATTGGCAAGACTATTGCCAGCAAAGTGGTAACTTATGATTTTGCCCGTCTTATGGAGGATGCTCAGGAAGTCAAGTGTTCCGGATTCGCCGATGCGCTGATAGCGAATATGTAA